From the genome of Phreatobacter cathodiphilus, one region includes:
- a CDS encoding D-alanyl-D-alanine carboxypeptidase produces the protein MATINGAGRAVWNRATFFLAAGMAATLSLAAASQAEARPRRYAGYAPAYSAIVVDAKTGETIHAEAADAHRFPASVTKVMTLYLLFEQIDSGRFSLQSPLRVSAEAASQPPSKIGVRAGSTITVEEAIRALVTKSANDVAVVVAENISGSEEAFGQLMTRKARAIGMSRTTFRNASGLPDASQMTTARDLATLGRAIQDHFPTYYRYFQTYSFAYRGVNHRNHNRLLGRVEGVDGIKTGYTRASGFNLLTSARRGQRQIVAVVMGGRTGGARDARMRQLVEATFPRAYAGARTAPMVARASEPARPQTRIAVAAQVPVPGRRQPVAEPMPITPMAAAVITAGQTRGGASTGASAAAPVTASAQPHRQVIRAETAPAPVAAATVLSAAASRPVPAPAPAVAPAAAPGNPNPRPGVLGTINASQLTTASVSPRPVQMASAGTAPVAEATPARRGEWSIQVGAFPTESAALETLKEAREASGRQLGAADPYTEKVEARGMTLVRARFAGFDRSGADAACRALKSRDFDCIPVRN, from the coding sequence ATGGCGACGATCAACGGCGCCGGCCGGGCGGTGTGGAACCGCGCGACCTTCTTTCTGGCAGCGGGCATGGCCGCCACTCTGTCGCTCGCCGCGGCGAGCCAGGCCGAGGCGAGGCCGCGCCGCTATGCCGGCTATGCGCCCGCCTATTCGGCCATCGTGGTCGACGCCAAGACCGGCGAGACGATCCACGCCGAGGCGGCCGACGCCCATCGCTTCCCGGCCTCCGTCACCAAGGTCATGACGCTCTACCTGCTGTTCGAGCAGATCGATTCCGGCCGCTTCTCGCTGCAGTCGCCGCTGCGCGTGTCCGCCGAGGCCGCCAGCCAGCCGCCGTCGAAGATCGGCGTGCGGGCCGGTTCGACCATCACCGTCGAGGAGGCGATCCGCGCCCTCGTCACCAAGTCGGCCAACGACGTCGCCGTCGTGGTTGCCGAGAACATTTCCGGTTCGGAGGAGGCCTTTGGCCAGCTCATGACCCGCAAGGCGCGCGCCATCGGCATGAGCCGCACCACCTTCCGCAACGCCTCGGGCCTGCCCGACGCCTCTCAGATGACCACGGCCCGCGATCTCGCCACCCTCGGGCGCGCCATCCAGGACCACTTCCCGACCTATTACCGCTATTTCCAGACCTATTCCTTCGCCTATCGCGGCGTGAACCACCGCAACCACAATCGTCTGCTCGGCCGCGTCGAGGGCGTCGACGGCATCAAGACCGGCTATACCCGCGCCTCCGGCTTCAACCTCCTGACCTCGGCCCGCCGCGGCCAGCGCCAGATCGTCGCCGTCGTCATGGGCGGGCGCACCGGCGGCGCCCGCGACGCCCGCATGCGCCAGCTCGTCGAGGCCACCTTCCCGCGGGCCTATGCCGGCGCCCGCACCGCCCCGATGGTCGCCCGCGCCAGCGAGCCGGCCCGTCCGCAGACCCGCATCGCGGTGGCCGCCCAGGTGCCCGTGCCGGGCCGCCGCCAGCCGGTGGCCGAGCCGATGCCGATCACGCCCATGGCCGCAGCGGTCATCACCGCCGGCCAGACCCGCGGCGGTGCCTCCACCGGTGCTTCGGCGGCAGCCCCGGTCACGGCCAGCGCCCAGCCGCATCGGCAGGTCATCCGCGCCGAGACCGCGCCGGCCCCGGTCGCCGCCGCCACCGTTCTCTCCGCCGCCGCCTCCCGTCCGGTTCCGGCCCCTGCCCCGGCCGTGGCACCCGCCGCCGCACCGGGCAATCCCAATCCGCGCCCCGGCGTCCTCGGCACGATCAACGCGTCCCAGCTCACCACCGCCTCGGTTTCGCCGCGCCCCGTTCAGATGGCGTCGGCCGGCACCGCCCCGGTCGCCGAGGCGACGCCCGCCCGCCGCGGCGAATGGTCCATCCAGGTCGGCGCCTTCCCGACCGAGAGCGCCGCGCTCGAGACGCTGAAGGAGGCGCGCGAAGCCTCCGGCCGCCAGCTCGGCGCCGCCGATCCCTATACCGAGAAGGTGGAGGCCCGCGGCATGACCCTGGTGCGCGCCCGCTTCGCCGGCTTCGACCGCTCCGGTGCCGACGCCGCCTGCCGGGCCCTCAAGTCCCGCGACTTCGACTGCATTCCCGTCCGCAACTGA
- a CDS encoding DnaJ domain-containing protein has product MTYFIAGLIALIVFSGALNQILGANPKWLSNTVKKVGGVAVIAFGLFLLARGRWEMALPAFLAGATLLGIVPGQAALSGWGQAGTKTPRQNSTVRSRFVEMVLDIDTGEMSGRFIAGSLAGQTLEQIPVPRLIQAFAEIDGESAQLLEAYLDRREPGWREHAHGNAGAGQGGAPSSSAMTEEEAYQILGLQPGADEKAIRGAHRALMKKLHPDQGGSTWLASRVNQAKDTLLDRHGRNS; this is encoded by the coding sequence ATGACCTATTTCATCGCGGGCCTGATCGCGCTCATCGTCTTTTCCGGCGCGCTGAACCAGATTCTCGGCGCCAATCCGAAATGGCTGTCCAACACGGTGAAGAAGGTGGGCGGCGTCGCCGTCATCGCCTTCGGCCTCTTCCTGCTGGCGCGCGGGCGCTGGGAGATGGCGCTGCCGGCCTTCCTGGCGGGAGCCACCCTGCTCGGCATCGTGCCGGGGCAGGCGGCGCTGTCGGGCTGGGGGCAGGCGGGAACGAAGACCCCGCGGCAGAACTCGACGGTGCGCTCGCGCTTCGTCGAGATGGTGCTGGACATCGACACGGGCGAGATGAGCGGCCGCTTCATCGCCGGCTCGCTCGCCGGCCAGACGCTGGAGCAGATCCCCGTGCCCCGCCTGATCCAGGCCTTCGCCGAGATCGACGGGGAGAGCGCCCAGCTACTCGAGGCTTATCTTGACCGCCGGGAGCCCGGCTGGCGTGAACACGCTCATGGCAATGCGGGTGCGGGGCAGGGCGGCGCGCCGAGCTCGAGCGCGATGACGGAGGAGGAGGCCTACCAGATCCTTGGCCTTCAGCCCGGGGCGGACGAGAAGGCCATCCGCGGCGCGCATCGCGCGCTGATGAAGAAGCTGCACCCCGACCAGGGCGGCTCCACGTGGCTCGCCTCGCGCGTCAACCAGGCCAAGGACACCCTGCTGGACCGTCATGGCCGAAACTCCTGA
- a CDS encoding Kelch repeat-containing protein — protein MTQPSRRLMLSGGLALVSGAAFAQNPHAGHGPHHPHRDGQFERLNAPGRMDIPEVHHSQAYTVSPAPMAANPGRWQARAPLPIPRTEMAWAVGREGRMHLVGGYAEQRVDRPYHHVYDPAANAWITAAEVPRGANHVGVAVSGTKLYAIGGFIEQNRTPHAECFVWGADGDRWTAIRPLPEACGAIACIAVGERIHAIGGAVGNSFETRKSIDWHLVYDPKDDRWTRLAPMPLGRDHVGVVNVNGAIHIIGGRVDSFHTNSVLHHVYDAAADKWAARNHMPTARSGHGAVLYRGKIFCMGGEGWNRVYGQNEAYDPVADRWEAYAPMLTPRHGMGAVAIGDAIYVAGGGPQMGGGVKSAIHEAFTLG, from the coding sequence ATGACCCAGCCCTCCCGACGCCTCATGCTTTCCGGCGGCCTCGCCCTCGTCTCGGGCGCCGCCTTCGCCCAGAACCCGCATGCCGGCCACGGGCCGCACCACCCCCACCGCGACGGCCAGTTCGAGCGGCTGAACGCGCCGGGCCGCATGGACATTCCCGAGGTCCACCATTCCCAGGCCTATACGGTGAGCCCGGCGCCGATGGCCGCCAACCCCGGCCGCTGGCAAGCCCGCGCGCCGCTCCCCATCCCGCGCACCGAAATGGCCTGGGCCGTCGGCCGCGAGGGCCGCATGCACCTCGTCGGCGGCTATGCCGAGCAGCGCGTCGACCGGCCCTACCATCACGTCTACGATCCGGCCGCCAATGCCTGGATCACCGCGGCGGAAGTGCCGCGCGGCGCCAACCACGTTGGCGTCGCCGTCTCCGGCACGAAGCTCTACGCCATCGGCGGCTTCATCGAGCAGAACCGCACGCCCCACGCCGAATGTTTCGTCTGGGGCGCCGACGGCGACAGGTGGACCGCCATCCGCCCCCTGCCCGAGGCCTGCGGCGCCATCGCCTGCATCGCTGTCGGCGAGCGCATCCACGCCATCGGCGGCGCCGTCGGCAACAGCTTCGAGACGCGCAAGTCCATCGACTGGCACCTCGTCTACGACCCGAAGGACGACCGCTGGACGCGCCTCGCGCCCATGCCCCTCGGCCGCGACCACGTCGGCGTGGTGAACGTCAATGGCGCGATCCACATCATCGGCGGGCGGGTCGACAGCTTCCACACCAACTCGGTGCTGCACCACGTCTACGACGCGGCCGCGGACAAATGGGCGGCGCGCAACCACATGCCGACGGCCCGATCCGGCCACGGCGCCGTGCTCTACCGCGGCAAGATCTTCTGCATGGGCGGCGAAGGCTGGAACCGCGTCTACGGGCAGAACGAGGCCTACGACCCGGTCGCCGACCGCTGGGAGGCCTATGCGCCCATGCTCACCCCGCGCCACGGCATGGGCGCGGTGGCCATCGGCGACGCCATCTACGTCGCCGGCGGCGGGCCGCAGATGGGCGGCGGCGTGAAGAGTGCCATCCACGAGGCCTTCACGCTGGGCTGA
- the sugE gene encoding quaternary ammonium compound efflux SMR transporter SugE: MAWIYLALAGLFEVGWAVGLKFTEGFTRPVPTALTVASMAVSLFLLGLALKTLPLGTAYAIWTGIGTVGTVILGIALFGESTQVLRLACIGLIVAGIVGLKLVSPE, encoded by the coding sequence ATGGCCTGGATCTATCTCGCGCTTGCCGGCCTGTTCGAAGTGGGCTGGGCGGTGGGGCTCAAGTTCACCGAGGGGTTCACCCGGCCCGTTCCCACGGCCCTCACAGTCGCCAGCATGGCGGTGAGCCTCTTCCTCCTCGGCCTCGCGCTGAAGACGCTGCCGCTCGGCACCGCCTATGCCATCTGGACCGGCATCGGGACGGTGGGGACGGTCATCCTCGGCATCGCTCTGTTCGGCGAGAGCACCCAGGTGCTGCGCCTCGCCTGCATCGGGCTGATCGTCGCCGGCATCGTCGGGCTGAAGCTCGTCTCGCCGGAATGA